One stretch of Cryptosporidium parvum Iowa II chromosome 3, whole genome shotgun sequence DNA includes these proteins:
- a CDS encoding diacylglycerol kinase: protein MIAYSKYETYFSLVIEIINKFIPFREASNVIKIALNIIKRHISALKAGHWYFLIFTTLIASIVTIAILYYLQKNNSNNSILRHIKLRHNWVLYETPEYPKYCTKCSGIIKKRFLLMRNYEGWQCLICKRISHMHCIMQSDSEYCKDECSSNYFIKSGSLIQFKNKTFLNNDESNNLDGLIPQQKIHCHVLMKGNLHSGAICSICLTVCFSPFGLYGQKCIWCNRTYHDECAENNKITQKQCDFGTLKYIILPPNSFVFELHSLEKSGNSTLSTNFSTLKNEEKNIFNPNSLINVSANNLDTNPTDVIKTNLTSSPSKRSISHYIQMFHKSNLIKKKLKFFDDFLYTNSGKPLLVFVNTKSGGHLGQGLIKNLHIYLNPIQVVDIQSSKGPDEALYLFKHLAKMKKLMILICGGDGTVRWVIDRCREIYGVNSNSLPPIAVLPLGTGNDLSRTLGWDVTFNGDILNFLKRICTSNIKQMDIWKCTAWDLKNGDSNNTHDNHNMLFSSTFINYLDIGIAARIALKFHNLREAYPQHFKSRLGNQLVYGEVGFRDFFNKSIQLDGLKILCDGKEVSISNQVGGSFSSKSEESINLLGNRSINDDYFQGYHHLMNIYNFIIKKYINWFLIPAADIFGLGNSIKNKVNNKSITEIHNNFNSRENRLEGLIICNIPSFSGGVNLWKISNQFFKKPRKNRDTNTIRRTTTLTSRKMGKGLSDRSMSFSIDNFKNSGYLSCSNSEFSECDETDNTRLELREGRKRSTNLLKSWFSKAFKQGLSLSPKLNNLEINDEPTKFGINKFQLQKIDDGLIEVVGIRSLFHLTQLQVGLTEPIKLCQGSHIVVYIPRQLPFQVDGEPRIINKCKLIIEQSGKIPVICSEKIENTVSLSVQNALEQAVQKKIINTSQRAWITEHIIQENKLLIS from the coding sequence atgatagCCTACTCAAAATATGAAACTTACTTTTCACTTgtaattgaaattataaataaatttattccaTTCCGCGAAGCATCAAATGTAATAAAAATCGCACTAAACATCATAAAAAGACATATATCTGCATTAAAAGCAGGCCATTGGTATTTTCTCATATTTACTACATTAATTGCTTCAATTGTAACAATAGctatattatattatttacaaaagAACAATAGTAATAACAGTATTTTGAGGCACATTAAATTGAGACATAATTGGGTTTTATATGAAACTCCTGAATATCCTAAGTATTGTACGAAGTGTTCTggaattataaaaaaacgctttttattaatgagAAACTATGAAGGTTGGCAGTGCTTGATTTGTAAGCGGATTTCGCATATGCACTGTATAATGCAGTCAGACTCAGAATATTGCAAGGATGAATGTTCATcgaattattttattaaaagtgGCTCACTTATCCaatttaagaataaaacatttttaaataatgatgaatcGAATAATTTAGATGGCTTAATTCCTCaacaaaaaattcattGCCATGTATTAATGAAAGGCAATTTACACTCTGGAGCTATTTGTTCAATTTGTCTAACTGTCTGTTTCTCTCCATTCGGCTTATACGGACAAAAGTGCATTTGGTGTAACCGAACATACCATGATGAATGCGCTGAGAATAACAAAATTACTCAGAAGCAGTGCGACTTTGGAACGCTCaagtatattattttacCTCCAAACTCTTTTGTATTTGAACTCCATAGCTTAGAAAAGAGTGGCAACTCAACACTAAGTACTAACTTCTCTACTTTAAAGAAtgaggaaaaaaatattttcaatccAAATAGTTTAATTAATGTTTCAGCAAATAATTTGGATACTAATCCCACCGATGTTATTAAAACTAACTTAACATCTTCTCCAAGTAAAAGAAGTATTTCTCATTATATACAGATGTTCCATAAatctaatttaattaaaaaaaaattaaagttttttgATGACTTTTTATATACTAATTCAGGAAAGCCTTTACTTGTATTTGTAAACACAAAGTCAGGCGGACACCTTGGACAAggattaataaaaaatctacatatttatttaaatccaATTCAAGTAGTTGATATTCAAAGCTCAAAAGGCCCAGATGAAGcattatatttattcaagCATCTTgcaaaaatgaaaaaattgatgATTCTTATATGTGGAGGGGACGGAACAGTAAGATGGGTAATAGATAGATGCAGAGAAATTTATGGAGTAAATTCAAATAGTCTCCCTCCTATTGCAGTCCTTCCATTAGGGACTGGAAATGATCTCAGCAGAACATTGGGATGGGATGTTACGTTTAACGGTGACATTCTGAactttttaaaaagaatatgCACTTCGAATATTAAGCAAATGGATATTTGGAAATGTACTGCATGGGATTTAAAAAATGGAGATTCTAATAATACTCATGATAATCACAATATGTTGTTCTCATCTACATTTATCAACTATTTAGATATTGGTATTGCTGCGCGAATTGCATTAAAGTTCCATAACTTAAGAGAAGCATATCCTCAACACTTCAAAAGCAGGCTTGGAAACCAACTAGTTTATGGTGAAGTAGGATTTAGAGATTTCTTTAACAAAAGCATTCAATTAGATGGTTTAAAAATACTTTGTGATGGAAAGGAGGTTTCTATTTCAAATCAAGTAGGAGGGTCTTTTTCAAGCAAAAGCGAAGAGTCCATAAACTTACTAGGAAACAGATCAATAAATGACGATTATTTTCAAGGATATCAtcatttaatgaatatttataattttattattaaaaaatatattaattggTTCTTAATTCCAGCTGCAGACATTTTTGGGCTTGGGAACtccattaaaaataaagtaaataataaatctatCACTGAAattcataataattttaattcaagagAAAATAGGCTTGAAGGCCtcattatttgtaatattccTAGTTTTTCAGGCGGAGTAAATCTTTGgaaaatttcaaatcaattttttaaaaaaccACGCAAAAATAGAGATACCAATACAATTAGAAGGACTACCACTTTAACTAGCAGAAAAATGGGGAAAGGCTTGTCAGATAGATCAATGTCATTTTCAATAGataatttcaagaattcTGGATACTTATCTTGCTCGAATTCAGAATTTTCAGAATGCGATGAAACAGATAATACTCGATTAGAATTGAGAGAAGGAAGGAAGAGATCGACTAATTTACTCAAATCATGGTTTTCTAAAGCCTTTAAACAAGGGTTATCTTTGTCCCCcaaattaaataacttagaaataaatgatGAGCCCACTAAGtttggaattaataagTTCCAGTTGCAAAAGATTGATGATGGGCTAATAGAAGTTGTAGGTATTAGATctctttttcatttaacCCAACTACAAGTTGGGCTCACAGAGCCAATTAAGTTGTGCCAAGGTAGCCATATAGTCGTATATATTCCTAGACAACTCCCTTTTCAAGTTGACGGAGAGCCtagaataataaacaaatgCAAACTCATAATTGAACAATCTGGGAAAATTCCAGTTATTTGTTCGgagaaaattgaaaatacaGTATCGCTCTCAGTTCAAAATGCTTTAGAGCAAGCtgttcaaaaaaaaattattaatactagtCAAAGAGCATGGATAACGGAACatattattcaagaaaataaattattaatttcttag
- a CDS encoding protein with UBC domain, ubiquitin conjugating enzyme E2, whose product KRRLLRDFAKLSNNPPHGICGTPIDDEMLHWDAVIFGPEGTVWEGGIFKLDIRFTEEYPNKAPKIRFVTRVFHPNIYNNGNICLDILQQHWSPVLDVCSILTCIQSLLNDPNPNSPANAEAAQLYIENKLEYYKMVQKCVKESQEEINNK is encoded by the exons AAACGTAGGCTTCTAAGAGACTTCGCAAAACTTTCAAATAATCCACCGCATGGTATCTGCGGAACACCTATTGACGATGAGATGTTACATTGGGATGCGGTAATTTTTGG aCCTGAGGGAACAGTATGGGAAGGTGGAATATTCAAACTTGATATTAGATTTACTGAAGAATACCCCAATAAAGCTCCTAAGATAAGATTCGTGACAAGAGTTTTCCATCCGAATATATATAACAATGGAAATATATGCCTAGATATTTTGCAACAGCACTGGAGCCCTGTTCTTGATGTATGCTCGATTCTTACCTGTATTCAATCCTTATTAAATGACCCGAACCCTAATTCTCCTGCAAATGCAGAAGCTGCACAACTTTATATTGAGAACAAATTAGAATACTATAAAATGGTACAGAAATGCGTAAAGGAATCtcaagaagaaataaataacaaGTAG
- a CDS encoding possible signal peptidase subunit, signal peptide, translated as INLRLEKTYFITNLLLIIPRLCNSFHIFIKMDSLFSRINIIFCSFVISLACCAVGNFASSFIYKELPIGDTELHSILDLGISPYLRNDQANIALNINTNLSNSLNWNTNQIFTFIYVSYKNKHQNNYVTVWDDIFSKKKNKTSFSMKGVINKYPIRDIGRNLRSKSINLNIAFCYMPIVGSIKYHHLKVSTEKKLPVNYFQYK; from the coding sequence ataaaccTACGGCTTGAAAAGACATATTTTATCacaaatttattactaataattCCGCGGCTCTGTAACAGttttcatattttcatAAAAATGGATTCACTCTTTTcaagaataaatattatcttttgCTCATTTGTAATTTCTTTGGCATGCTGTGCAGTTGGGAACTTTGCATCTTCATTTATTTACAAAGAACTCCCAATAGGAGATACTGAATTACACTCCATACTTGACTTAGGAATTAGCCCATACTTAAGGAATGATCAAGCAAATATTGCGCTCAACATTAATACAAACCTTTCTAATTCTCTGAACTGGAATACAAACCAAATCTTCACATTTATATATGTAAGctataaaaataaacaCCAAAATAATTACGTAACAGTTTGGGatgatattttttcaaaaaaaaaaaacaaaacaaGTTTTTCAATGAAAGGAGtgataaataaatatccaATTAGGGATATCGGGAGAAACCTTAGAAGCAAAAGTATAAATCTTAATATCGCATTCTGCTACATGCCAATTGTGGGTAGCATTAAATATCACCATTTAAAAGTGTCGactgaaaaaaaattgccagtgaattattttcaatataaatga
- a CDS encoding DNAj domain, possible transmembrane domain — protein sequence MGKKKSSNKQELNSVLQRNANFGNTNGTTENNLKKFQSSQNSLLSYLQSFKWAELKETIINLSILLLILCILISTIILRAGEEFYSISGKLNKNENQKNYYEVLGVTKKSSNLEIRKAFRKLSLVWHPDKNPDCEPCLEKFRDISKAYEILGDNEKRQVYDTTQGGEIEIIPSAAVTLTSDNFDNLVMLQKTNSWVIQVYTDHDELCHHFSSIWEESIEEMGKYYKFGRIHAKKENSLLKKLPLSVKVFPAIFIITSGYQYEMYSKIYDPSLESFLEFLSNSFPMTLGLLNSEKSLTGWLKKNNLYRPKILILSNKPSPTLLIRSFALRWSSTFELAYYQNNKKNSILYKWGIEYDKPYLIALPHIFKDSDLTPEIIIPLGGFSNEDVLQTRQIDDQLFNFINRPTSLVQKLEQSLLYTQQIYVPFIDSSNAKNLCESNSLNRIICLVIIHDRLDGMAQNQEIVRALDISRQKYINIRRNSGNASNMIDSEADEDIGELFIQPVQVALLSKVRGIPSMSKIKGFLELSRNVAASEFLLIDFDGDRFSILKTLTNVYQKVFEEEIYWSRLPQICSNYNNDNLYKNCLFNSSDEPSFFQLVSPVLKLKNMFYIFILSASIYFFKKEIKVFTKK from the coding sequence atgggtaaaaaaaaaagcagCAATAAGcaagaattaaattctgTACTGCAGAGAAATGCTAATTTTGGGAACACTAATGGCACCACAGAGAATAACTTGAAAAAGTTTCAATCATCACAAAATTCTTTACTGAGTTACCTTCAAAGTTTCAAATGGGCGGAACTTAAGGagacaataataaatctatctatattattgttaattctTTGTATTTTGATCTCCACAATTATTTTAAGAGCAGGGGAAGAATTTTACAGCATTAGTGGGAAGCTAAACAAAAATGAAAACCAAAAGAATTACTACGAAGTTTTGGGGGTAACAAAGAAATCATCTAACTTAGAAATCAGAAAGGCATTCAGAAAGCTTAGCTTGGTATGGCATCCTGACAAAAATCCAGATTGTGAACCGTGCTTGGAGAAGTTTAGAGATATTTCGAAAGCATATGAAATACTGGgtgataatgaaaaaagaCAAGTTTACGATACTACTCAAGGCGGTGAGATTGAGATAATTCCTTCAGCTGCAGTTACCTTAACATCCGATAACTTTGACAACTTGGTAATGCTTCAGAAAACTAATTCATGGGTTATACAGGTTTATACGGATCATGATGAACTTTGTCACcatttttcttctatttgGGAGGAATCTATTGAAGAAATGGGgaaatattacaaatttggaagaattcacgccaaaaaagaaaattcattacTTAAAAAACTACCATTAAGCGTAAAGGTATTTCCtgcaatttttattatcacAAGTGGATACCAATACGAAATGTATTCCAAAATTTATGATCCAAGTTTAGAATCTTTCTTGGAATTTCTCTCCAACTCTTTTCCGATGACTTTGGGTCTATTAAATTCAGAGAAATCGTTAACTGGATggttaaaaaagaataatttgtATAGgccaaaaatattaattctttctaACAAACCTTCACcaacattattaattcgTTCATTTGCATTAAGATGGAGCTCAACTTTCGAGTTAGcatattatcaaaataacaaaaaaaatagcaTACTTTATAAATGGGGAATAGAATATGATAAACCATACTTAATTGCGCTTCCGCACATATTTAAGGATTCAGACTTAACTCCAGAGATTATCATTCCACTTGGGGGCTTTTCAAATGAAGATGTTTTGCAAACCAGGCAAATAGATGATCAattatttaactttatCAATAGGCCCACCTCCTTAGTACAGAAACTAGAACAGTCGCTGCTTTATACGCAACAGATTTATGTACCTTTTATTGATAGCAGTAATGCTAAGAATCTATGCGAGTCTAACAGTTTAAATAGAATAATTTGTTTAGTTATTATACATGATAGATTAGATGGAATGGctcaaaatcaagaaattgTTAGAGCGCTAGATATTTCTCGtcaaaaatatatcaatattagaaGGAATTCTGGAAATGCAAGTAATATGATTGATAGTGAGGCCGACGAAGATATTGGAGAATTATTTATCCAGCCTGTTCAAGTTGCTCTATTGAGCAAAGTTAGGGGAATTCCTAGCATGTCTAAGATTAAAGGCTTTTTGGAGCTTTCACGCAACGTAGCTGCTTCAGAATTTTTACTGATAGATTTTGACGGTGATAGGTTTTCTATTCTCAAAACATTAACCAACGTTTATCAAAAAGTTTTTGAAGAGGAAATTTACTGGAGTAGACTACCTCAAATTTGTTCAAATTATAACAACGATAACCTATACAAGAATTGCCTTTTTAATAGTTCTGATGAGCCTTCTTTCTTCCAGTTAGTTTCCCCAGTactaaaattgaaaaatatgttctatatttttattttatcaGCTTCAATCtattttttcaagaaaGAAATCAAAGTATTTACTAAAAAATAA
- a CDS encoding Trafficking protein particle complex subunit 6B: MEENNQISLSLLTFLRYEYLNYCINKSSELISDEKNFQTVKHSKKLSISGLQVCKDSLIRELSMSTLEESGFYLGIRLVERLSVFRHRIYDQKEIIKFICKDLWNFIFLKQADRLKTNRRGGYAILDNELIWLSKLPSSISANSRKVQFEPAINVIIVCGIIRGALQHLGLTCSVAAEVSKIPSCKLLSRIFYFNSVLGTFQIRVYAPSR, from the exons atggaggaaaataatcaaatatcGCTTTCCcttttaacttttttaaGATATgagtatttaaattattgtaTAAACAAATCAtctgaattaatttcagatGAAAAGAATTTTCAGACTGTAAAACACTCTAAAAAACTGTCAATAAGTGGATTACAAGTTTGCAAAGACTCACTAATAAGAGAACTTTCTATGTCAACTCTCGAAGAATCTGGATTTTATTTGGGAATTAGATTAGTTGAAAG ATTATCAGTATTCCGCCACAGAATTTATgatcaaaaagaaataattaaatttatttgcaAAGACTTATGGAACTTCATATTTCTCAAACAAGCAGATAGGCTCAAGACAAACAGAAGA GGTGGTTACGCAATATTAGATAACGAGTTAATATGGCTTTCAAAACTGCCAAGCTCGATTAGCGCAAACTCTAGAAAAGTGCAATTTGAACCAGCAATCAACGTCATTATTGTATGTGGAATTATCAGAGGAGCATTACAGCATTTAGGGCTTACGTGCTCAGTAGCAGCAGAAGTCAGCAAGATTCCTTCTTGTAAGTTATTGTCGCgtatattttattttaattcagtTTTAGGCACGTTTCAAATACGTGTATATGCCCCATCAAGGTAA
- a CDS encoding topoisomerase VIA: DFSEILQIPRISFGLFPSPKGMIGGRIKLIYKDVEELGVSGATITDIFDPNDSKYIIKTNVKYLLVIEKASIFQYLMEREIYNRIPCLVITGKGFPDISTRKLVSDIICKSGITALYLGDFDPHGINIYLTYVRGSSNFESQLAACPSIYYLGIHFEDTELIPSDTRVILSEKDRSTLKSLIEDPAIKVSTNIKYKCKLMYEHNYKCELEAFQSISSDYLVNTYLPSKILRRTWI; this comes from the exons GACTTTTCAGAAATCCTGCAGATACCAAGAATATCATTTGGATTATTCCCTTCTCCAAAAGGAATGATTGGCGGAAGAATAAAACTAATTTATAAAG ACGTTGAAGAACTTGGAGTGTCAGGAGCAACGATCACAGATATATTTGATCCAAATGACagtaaatatataataaagacaaatgtgaaatatttattagttATTGAAAAGGCTTCGATATTTCAGTATTTAATGGAGAGAGAGATTTATAATAGGATTCCTTGTTTGGTAATTACGG GTAAAGGCTTTCCAGATATTTCAACTAGGAAATTAGTCTCCGACATTATATGTAAATCTGGAATTACA GCTTTATATTTAGGGGACTTTGATCCACATGGCATCAATATATACCTAACATACGTACGAGGTTCAAGCAATTTTGAATCACAATTGGCAG cTTGTCCaagtatatattatttgggAATACATTTTGAAGATACAGAACTCATTCCATCCGAT ACAAGGGTTATTCTATCCGAAAAAGATAGATCCACCTTGAAATCACTAATAGAAGATCCAGCAATAAAGGTAAGCACGAACATTAAGTACAA ATGCAAACTGATGTATGAACATAATTATAAATGCGAATTAGAAGCATTCCAATCAATTTCTAGTGATTATTTGGTGAATACTTATTTACCAAGTAAAATACTCAGAAGAACGTGGATATAG
- a CDS encoding protein with 10 transmembrane domains, possible calcium transporting ATpase or aminophospholipid transporter: protein MVKITNDENERTIILNNKNEESFIHSFKRLNVIKTARYSLLFFLPKNLYDQFNNVANIYFLAIGIMQMVPSISSSGGIPTIALPLICMLCFSAAQAAYEDWKRHKADSEINNLPTYAYDPIKGNFAVTKWGDLKNGDLVIVKNREIFPADMVLLASSQNDNRVFVETASMDGETNLKLRESPRILFNNGVRNISDILTISKGIMYCGEPNDHPKKIHINSKFVLKNSKDDEKELNFSCNSSNMLLRGCKLRNTSWALGVVAYTAHETKIYQSSFRSAPHKMSNVQSLYNQVTIASFIFLLFICLSFGIIVACIDYFGGPELSKKFIPIGKMEPNESVIKTSIITFFTWIIVLANLIPIGMFFYLVISKVSQAIIIASDSRLTSQNSTVVRNSDLNDELGQVSYICTDKTGTLTRNYMEFKTVCINGNVYGGNHHEMRQDTDQLSIEHTEKQKITPHVDMEDELLRKNLKEGNKEEIEILLNFALNHTVLIQENEVDLDEPPLYSASSTDEEALVLASHHFGISLVSQNCSKSTIKFSGIGTNQTSVEFETLLRFEFDHARKISSVLVKFPKKIFSYESNDSDGYRYILFSKGSESAIKECCVNQESLDIANETFEYATEFASNGYRTLCFAKKELSENEVIDILNNFKHDNKIHLEEVRTFFESNLTLQGCSGIEDILQHRAQETIESLIASGIKVWMLTGDRQETAINIAVRVGIISDEMEVIIFDENKLESFSNNLIKEFPDRSSFLNRENGSFNFSNVVLVIDSKILEKALVIDEAKFAKIATKCSSVVCSRVTPQQKAQVVKLIQEFTKQRVLAIGDGGNDCTMLQTANVGVGIHGSEGMQAYNVSDFGISQFCHLQPLVLIHGRLCYRRTSILVLYNLYKCFTLNIVSVYFGFASLFTGSKLFFELLFQLYNFLYTSVPPIIFATFDSDIPITLPYDYHEPLYLLGITKPFFSLKIFGIWSMNAVFHAAVSLFIPYFILGGNNPISNDGYVPDFWTTGLAVYTNVVIVVNTKILLEAFTSWSLVLFSIIICAFLFFLSILCFPYIFHIPELELAAKRAIITPMFVITIVISITVTISLDWILKIYKRSLYPEISHLLQNKWYKIYKKKYESHRQLLLKHLSLNWLESMRRLKRKKSAEVEQIQIRKKSSDIIGYAFNYPDVNVSQLFLSNKTI from the coding sequence ATGGTAAAAATAACgaatgatgaaaatgaaaggACGattatattgaataataaaaatgaagaaagcTTTATCCATTCATTCAAAAGACTTAATGTAATAAAAACAGCAAGATAttctcttttattttttttaccAAAAAATCTATATGATCAATTTAACAATGTTgcaaatatttactttttgGCAATAGGTATTATGCAAATGGTACCttcaatatcatcatcTGGTGGAATCCCTACAATAGCTCTTCCTTTAATATGTATGTTATGTTTTTCTGCGGCGCAAGCAGCATATGAAGATTGGAAAAGACATAAAGCAGACTCAGAAATAAACAACCTTCCTACGTATGCATATGATCCAATTAAAGGTAATTTTGCAGTCACAAAATGGGGTGATTTGAAGAACGGAGATCTTGTAATTGTTAAAAATAGAGAAATTTTTCCTGCTGATATGGTATTACTTGCCTCTAGTCAAAATGATAATCGAGTGTTTGTCGAGACTGCCTCAATGGACGGTGAAACAAACCTAAAGCTTCGAGAAAGCCCtagaattctttttaataatggaGTTAGAAATATTAGTGATATCCTTACTATTTCAAAAGGTATAATGTATTGTGGGGAGCCAAATGATCACCCAAAAAAGATACatataaattcaaaatttgtgTTGAAAAATTCTAAGGACGATGAAAAAGAACTCAATTTTTCGTgtaattcatcaaatatGTTATTACGTGGGTGTAAGCTAAGAAACACCTCATGGGCACTTGGCGTTGTGGCATACACTGCTCATGAAACgaaaatttatcaaagCAGTTTTAGATCAGCCCCACATAAAATGAGTAATGTACAATCTTTATATAACCAAGTAACTATTGCATCATTCATCTTCTTGTTGTTTATTTGCCTTtcttttggaattattgTAGCTTGCATTGATTACTTTGGAGGACCAGAATTGTCGAAAAAGTTTATTCCAATTGGGAAAATGGAGCCCAACGAAAGTGTGATTAAAACTTcaataattactttttttacCTGGATTATTGTTCTTGCAAATCTAATACCTATTGGaatgtttttttatttagtaATATCCAAAGTTTCACAAGCAATAATCATTGCTTCAGATTCTAGATTAACAAGTCAAAACTCTACTGTTGTAAGGAATTCAGATTTAAATGACGAGCTAGGTCAGGTATCTTATATTTGTACTGACAAAACAGGAACATTAACAAGGAATTACATGGAATTCAAAACTGTTTGTATTAACGGAAACGTATATGGAGGTAACCATCACGAAATGAGGCAAGATACAGATCAATTGAGTATTGAACACAcagaaaaacaaaaaataactcCGCATGTTGACATGGAAGATGAATTACTGAGAAAAAACTTAAAAGAAGGAAATAAGGAAGAGATAGAAATACTATTGAATTTTGCTCTAAACCATACAGTATTAATACAAGAAAATGAGGTTGATTTAGATGAACCACCTCTCTATTCGGCAAGTTCAACTGATGAGGAAGCGCTTGTATTAGCTTCCCACCACTTTGGAATATCACTAGTTTCCCAAAACTGCTCAAAAAGTacaattaaattttctgGGATAGGAACTAACCAAACTTCTGTTGAGTTTGAAACATTGCTaagatttgaatttgacCACGCAAGAAAAATAAGTTCAGTATTGGTAAAATTcccaaaaaaaatctttagTTACGAGTCAAATGATTCAGATGGTTATAGGTATATCCTATTTTCTAAAGGATCGGAATCTGCAATAAAAGAATGTTGTGTTAATCAAGAAAGTTTGGATATTGCTAATGAAACATTTGAATATGCAACAGAATTTGCTAGTAATGGCTATAGGACACTGTGTTTTGCAAAAAAAGAACTTAGTGAAAATGAagttattgatattttaaataactttaaaCATGACaataaaattcatttaGAAGAAGTTAGAACATTCTTTGAAAGCAACTTGACTCTACAGGGGTGTTCCGGAATTGAAGATATCTTACAGCACCGTGCCCAGGAAACGATTGAGTCACTGATTGCTTCAGGTATCAAAGTTTGGATGCTTACCGGCGATCGACAAGAAACTGCAATAAACATTGCAGTTAGGGTTGGAATCATTTCAGATGAAATGgaagttattatttttgatgaaaataaacttgaatcattttcaaataatttaattaaagaatttccCGATAGATCAAGTTTTTTGAATAGAGAAAATGGCTCATTCAATTTCTCAAATGTAGTATTAGTCATTGATTCcaaaatattggaaaagGCCCTAGTAATTGATGAAGCTAAATTTGCAAAAATTGCAACAAAATGTTCATCTGTAGTTTGTTCTAGAGTTACACCTCAACAAAAAGCACAAGTTGTCAAGTTAATTCAGGAATTTACAAAGCAAAGAGTATTAGCAATTGGTGATGGCGGAAATGACTGTACTATGTTACAAACTGCAAATGTTGGTGTTGGCATCCATGGTTCAGAAGGCATGCAAGCTTATAATGTATCTGATTTTGGTATTTCCCAATTCTGTCATCTTCAACCTTTGGTTCTTATACACGGAAGGCTCTGTTACAGAAGAACATCTATTTTGGTGCTATATAACCTTTACAAATGTTTTACTCTAAATATTGTGAGTGTTTATTTTGGTTTTGCATCGCTTTTCACAGGGTCTAAATTgttttttgaattactaTTCCAGTTATATAACTTTCTATATACTTCAGTACCTCCCATAATTTTTGCAACATTTGATTCAGATATTCCAATTACATTACCATATGATTATCACGAGCcactttatttattaggCATAACCAAGCCattcttttcattaaaaatatttgggaTTTGGTCCATGAATGCTGTTTTCCATGCAGCGGTATCATTGTTCATTCCTTACTTTATTTTGGGAGGCAACAATCCAATATCAAATGATGGATACGTTCCAGATTTTTGGACTACAGGGCTAGCCGTTTATACCAATGTTGTAATTGTTGTAAATACCAAGATATTACTCGAAGCATTTACTTCATGGAGTcttgttttattttcaataataatatgtgcctttctattttttctaTCAATTTTGTGTTTCCCCTACATTTTCCATATACCAGAATTGGAATTAGCAGCTAAAAGGGCAATCATTACCCCAATGTTCGTCATTACAATTGTTATATCAATTACAGTTACTATTTCACTAGATTggatattaaaaatatataaaagaaGCTTATACCCTGAAATATCTCACTTGTTGCAGAATAAGTGGTATaaaatatacaaaaaaaaatatgaatcTCACAGGCAACTTCTTCTGAAACACTTATCACTTAATTGGCTCGAGTCCATGAGaagattaaaaagaaagaaatcGGCAGAAGTTgaacaaattcaaataaggAAAAAATCATCTGATATAATTGGATATGCATTCAACTATCCAGATGTTAACGTGAGTCAGCTGTTTCtatcaaataaaacaatataa